The proteins below come from a single Hyphomicrobium denitrificans ATCC 51888 genomic window:
- a CDS encoding ferritin-like domain-containing protein — protein sequence MKIENLEDLFNHTLEDIYYAENKLVKALPKMAKACDSSALAKAFMGHCEETKEHITRLDEVFKAMGRKSKATECPAIKGILEEGEELMSEIKDPDTRDAAMIAAGQAAEHYEITRYGTLVSWAKLLGHKDVATILEKTLKEEYGADDKLTKLAESRLNKEAA from the coding sequence ATGAAAATCGAGAACCTCGAAGACCTGTTCAATCACACGCTTGAAGACATCTATTACGCCGAGAACAAGCTGGTGAAAGCGCTTCCGAAAATGGCGAAGGCTTGCGACTCCTCTGCGTTGGCGAAGGCATTCATGGGCCATTGCGAGGAAACCAAGGAACACATCACCCGGCTCGACGAAGTCTTCAAAGCCATGGGTCGTAAGTCGAAGGCGACAGAGTGTCCGGCCATCAAGGGCATCCTTGAGGAGGGCGAAGAGCTGATGTCGGAAATCAAGGACCCGGACACACGCGATGCCGCGATGATCGCCGCTGGCCAGGCTGCGGAGCACTACGAAATTACGCGCTACGGCACGCTCGTCTCCTGGGCGAAGCTGCTTGGCCACAAGGACGTCGCGACGATCCTCGAAAAGACACTGAAAGAGGAATACGGCGCCGACGACAAGCTGACCAAGCTCGCCGAAAGCCGCCTCAACAAGGAAGCGGCATAA
- the meaB gene encoding methylmalonyl Co-A mutase-associated GTPase MeaB, translating into MKTDEKTRAPVARIPDADVPGTVERMRKGERRAIASVITELERLSAAAPALLRSLQPHLGHALVVGFTGPPGAGKSTLVNAIIAQLRQQGRTVGVIAVDPSSPVSGGAILGDRIRMTAALDDDGVFVRSLASRGYLGGLSPAAVRIIDALDGAGYDVVLLETVGTGQNEIDVAEVADIRVVIAAPGLGDDIQAMKSGLLEIADVIVVNKADRPGAEQTLQQLVGALSIRATMSDKVPVLKTSAINGEGVPKLIETLDQLGGKVRAEDAVSRRRRRARYLIARAASDIVANRIKAGSKGGLDTLADSVLSGTMSPHAAATRLLED; encoded by the coding sequence ATGAAGACGGATGAGAAAACACGGGCGCCCGTCGCGCGCATTCCTGACGCCGACGTGCCGGGCACGGTCGAGCGCATGCGCAAGGGCGAGCGGCGCGCCATCGCCAGCGTCATCACGGAACTCGAACGGCTGTCGGCCGCGGCCCCTGCACTTCTCCGGTCGCTGCAGCCGCATCTCGGCCACGCCCTCGTCGTGGGCTTCACGGGACCGCCGGGAGCCGGCAAGTCGACGCTCGTCAACGCCATCATCGCGCAGCTCAGGCAGCAAGGGCGCACAGTCGGCGTCATTGCGGTCGATCCGTCGAGCCCGGTTTCGGGCGGCGCAATTTTGGGCGACCGCATTCGCATGACCGCGGCGCTCGACGACGACGGCGTGTTCGTGCGCTCGCTGGCGTCGCGCGGCTATCTCGGCGGCTTGTCACCGGCCGCGGTGCGCATCATCGATGCGCTCGACGGCGCGGGCTACGACGTCGTGCTGCTGGAGACGGTCGGAACGGGGCAGAACGAAATCGACGTGGCGGAAGTCGCCGACATCCGCGTCGTCATCGCAGCCCCTGGGCTCGGCGACGACATTCAGGCGATGAAGTCCGGCCTGCTCGAAATCGCGGACGTGATCGTCGTCAACAAGGCCGACCGGCCGGGCGCGGAGCAGACATTGCAGCAGCTCGTCGGGGCGCTTTCGATCCGCGCGACGATGAGCGACAAAGTCCCGGTGCTGAAGACGTCCGCCATCAACGGCGAAGGCGTTCCGAAGCTGATCGAGACGCTGGATCAACTCGGCGGCAAGGTGCGCGCGGAAGATGCGGTCAGCCGCAGGCGCCGCCGGGCCAGGTATCTGATCGCGCGGGCAGCGTCCGACATCGTCGCCAACCGCATCAAGGCGGGCAGCAAGGGCGGGCTCGATACGCTTGCCGACTCGGTCCTCTCCGGGACGATGTCGCCGCACGCGGCGGCGACACGCCTGTTGGAAGACTGA
- a CDS encoding phosphatase PAP2 family protein, protein MWSPEVSFGPKRHWDVDGADERPGVSAHAMIKAALATGAIAFLLFQLLPGLDMAVAQAFYEGNSRFAGITSPLVWAVRDGFSFAFYFICAATVVGLVVAGRPSRSCLGFAFNKWLFLTLCLIIGPLVVTNIGFKDHWGRARPRDVIEFGGAKTFTPVFPPSDQCGRNCSFVSGEASAIYIVFFAAAFLLRRHGRRLILLGIVLGSIAGLTRIAQGGHFLSDVIFAGVLMALTAASLQLLFDTIRASDLAEQHEAPA, encoded by the coding sequence ATGTGGTCGCCGGAAGTCAGTTTCGGACCGAAACGCCATTGGGACGTCGATGGCGCGGATGAGCGGCCAGGGGTTTCCGCTCACGCGATGATCAAGGCTGCTTTGGCAACCGGAGCCATTGCCTTTCTGCTGTTTCAATTGTTGCCCGGCCTCGACATGGCCGTTGCGCAAGCCTTTTACGAAGGCAACAGCCGCTTCGCCGGCATTACCTCGCCGCTGGTCTGGGCCGTCCGCGACGGCTTCAGCTTTGCATTTTATTTCATCTGCGCGGCGACGGTCGTCGGACTTGTCGTTGCGGGCCGGCCATCGAGAAGCTGTCTCGGGTTTGCTTTCAATAAGTGGCTGTTTCTGACGCTCTGTCTGATCATTGGGCCGCTCGTCGTCACCAACATCGGCTTCAAGGACCATTGGGGCCGCGCGCGGCCGCGCGACGTCATCGAGTTCGGTGGCGCGAAGACGTTCACGCCGGTATTTCCGCCGTCCGACCAATGCGGCCGGAACTGCTCATTCGTCTCGGGCGAAGCCTCGGCGATTTACATCGTATTTTTCGCGGCGGCGTTTTTGCTGCGGCGGCACGGTCGACGCTTGATTTTGCTCGGCATTGTTCTCGGCAGCATCGCCGGTCTGACGCGTATCGCGCAAGGCGGGCATTTCCTATCCGACGTTATATTCGCGGGCGTCCTGATGGCGCTGACGGCTGCCAGCTTGCAGCTTCTTTTCGACACGATCCGGGCCTCCGATCTCGCCGAACAGCATGAAGCCCCGGCCTAG
- a CDS encoding CDGSH iron-sulfur domain-containing protein, producing MSDEAVIAQTGPFQVELTEGQEYWYCRCGRSKTQPFCDGSHEGTSFVPLQFTVDHTGVFNICGCKATDDEPFCDGTHNVL from the coding sequence ATGTCGGATGAGGCGGTTATCGCTCAAACAGGGCCGTTCCAGGTCGAGCTGACGGAAGGCCAGGAATACTGGTACTGCCGATGCGGACGCTCGAAAACGCAGCCGTTCTGCGACGGCTCGCACGAGGGGACGAGCTTCGTCCCGCTCCAGTTCACCGTCGATCACACTGGCGTCTTCAACATCTGCGGCTGCAAGGCAACCGACGACGAGCCGTTCTGCGACGGCACTCATAACGTTCTGTAA
- a CDS encoding TIGR00730 family Rossman fold protein, with protein MNEILKPAVDTSAAKKLVVPSPVQGVCVYCGSGKGLNPAYAVAARKLGKALADHNLRLVYGGGSLGLMGEVARATLGGGGKVTGIIPDFLGAREMMLKDVDELIVVESMHVRKQLMFDRADAFVALPGGIGTLEELVEQLTWSQLGRHTKPIVIANIEGFWDPFLKLLEHMKGDTFIRSGLDVHFNVVDRIEDVVPAILASAPAKVPQREDTIAEKF; from the coding sequence ATGAATGAAATTTTGAAACCGGCGGTGGATACGTCCGCCGCCAAAAAGCTTGTTGTGCCTTCTCCCGTCCAAGGCGTCTGCGTCTACTGCGGCTCCGGGAAGGGTCTTAATCCGGCTTATGCCGTCGCCGCGCGAAAGCTCGGGAAGGCGCTGGCCGATCACAACCTCCGTCTCGTATACGGCGGCGGCAGCCTCGGCCTGATGGGCGAAGTTGCGCGCGCGACGCTCGGCGGCGGCGGCAAGGTGACCGGCATCATCCCCGACTTTCTCGGGGCGCGTGAAATGATGCTCAAGGATGTCGACGAGCTGATCGTCGTCGAAAGCATGCACGTTCGCAAGCAGCTGATGTTCGATCGCGCCGACGCGTTCGTGGCGCTGCCGGGCGGAATAGGCACGCTTGAAGAACTGGTCGAGCAGCTGACCTGGTCGCAGCTCGGACGGCACACGAAGCCGATCGTGATCGCCAACATCGAAGGTTTCTGGGACCCGTTCCTGAAGCTGCTCGAGCACATGAAGGGCGATACCTTCATCCGTTCCGGCCTCGACGTGCATTTCAACGTCGTCGACCGGATCGAGGACGTGGTGCCCGCCATTCTCGCGAGCGCTCCGGCCAAGGTGCCCCAGCGCGAGGACACGATCGCCGAGAAATTCTAG
- a CDS encoding ArnT family glycosyltransferase, protein MRDLPDAPPVIATAEIPRVDRADVILIVAAIALFALRLVMAAATGFVDDEAYYRLWSLAPSLSYYDHPPMIAWMIAIGRVLIGDTTFGVRFIAPLCHLLGAVLLWRTAFLLYGRETARVAVWLLLAMPLLAIGGILVTPDLPSVLFAGLVLWALAELDHSKNANWWLAIGAFAGLGLLSKYTNLFLGATIAIWLIASPENRRWFRAPQLWIGGVIAMLATLPVIVWNAEHDWASFTKQFGRVGHSGTLSGPLYFVEFLGTLLALVSPVIAVLAAIGLVQVVRSAIRHRRSNDILLAAAVLPMLTYFAVHALHDRVQGNWPAPLYPPLAICAALAIGAITPERRHSAVFTTALGLGFFVTAAIYADALHPIAAAAQMKAPTEQMYGWTELGDAVEKKRIEAGAGWVATSSYASTGQLAFALKGKSDVAQLDQRIRYEFLPPLSSDILRKPALYVELDRRVDVDLLKSKFRTVTALGSLTRTNGSATGAIYKVYLVSDPVAPPL, encoded by the coding sequence GTGCGCGATCTGCCAGACGCACCGCCTGTCATTGCTACGGCGGAAATTCCGCGCGTCGATCGCGCCGATGTCATTCTGATCGTCGCGGCGATCGCGTTGTTCGCGCTCCGTCTCGTGATGGCGGCGGCAACGGGTTTCGTCGATGATGAAGCCTATTACCGGCTCTGGTCGCTGGCGCCGTCGCTCTCCTACTACGATCATCCGCCGATGATTGCGTGGATGATCGCAATAGGCCGCGTGCTGATCGGCGACACGACCTTCGGCGTGCGCTTCATCGCACCGTTGTGTCACTTGCTCGGCGCCGTTCTGCTGTGGCGGACGGCGTTCCTGCTCTACGGGCGTGAAACAGCGCGAGTCGCCGTCTGGCTTTTGCTCGCCATGCCTCTGCTCGCGATCGGCGGCATTCTCGTGACGCCCGACCTGCCGTCGGTGCTGTTTGCCGGGCTCGTGCTGTGGGCGCTCGCGGAACTCGATCACTCGAAGAACGCGAACTGGTGGCTTGCGATCGGCGCGTTCGCGGGCCTTGGCCTTCTGTCGAAATATACGAACCTGTTTCTGGGCGCGACGATCGCGATCTGGCTTATCGCATCGCCTGAAAATCGCCGCTGGTTCCGGGCGCCGCAGCTCTGGATCGGCGGCGTTATCGCGATGCTCGCAACGCTTCCCGTCATCGTGTGGAACGCCGAACACGACTGGGCGTCGTTCACCAAACAGTTCGGACGCGTCGGCCATAGCGGCACGCTCAGCGGACCGCTCTACTTCGTTGAATTCCTCGGAACGCTCCTGGCGCTGGTGAGCCCTGTCATCGCAGTTCTCGCAGCTATCGGGCTCGTCCAAGTGGTGCGATCCGCCATTCGGCATCGCCGGAGCAACGACATCCTGCTCGCCGCAGCCGTGCTGCCGATGCTGACGTATTTCGCCGTTCACGCGCTGCATGACCGCGTTCAAGGCAACTGGCCTGCCCCGCTCTACCCGCCGCTTGCCATCTGCGCGGCGCTGGCGATTGGTGCGATCACTCCGGAGCGACGACATTCAGCCGTATTCACGACGGCGCTTGGGTTGGGCTTTTTCGTAACCGCCGCAATCTACGCCGATGCGCTTCATCCCATCGCGGCAGCCGCGCAGATGAAAGCTCCAACCGAGCAGATGTACGGATGGACGGAGCTTGGCGACGCTGTCGAGAAGAAACGCATTGAAGCGGGAGCAGGTTGGGTCGCGACGTCGAGCTACGCTTCGACAGGACAACTGGCGTTCGCGCTCAAGGGCAAGAGCGACGTTGCGCAGCTCGATCAGCGTATTCGCTATGAATTTCTGCCGCCTTTGTCTTCGGACATTCTGCGGAAGCCAGCGCTTTACGTCGAACTCGACCGGCGCGTGGACGTCGACTTGCTCAAATCGAAATTCCGGACTGTGACCGCGCTCGGCAGCCTCACTCGCACGAACGGCAGCGCGACAGGAGCGATCTACAAAGTGTATCTCGTCTCCGATCCCGTCGCGCCGCCGCTGTGA
- a CDS encoding LysM peptidoglycan-binding domain-containing protein, which translates to MKSGQPAVSKKKTADAFVRAGRIPVTAMVVLLAPLPASAALVQTQLFKDDIATVGEVEVAWIDPAAAVVADPVVRMADAASGGVTVKSNTEPVPETTLAQAAPAEPAKPQPAGTAKPHERDTPVEGLGFADRVRDWLARANREFQTTIVPRLTVPGTGGTSAEKDSIARKLDEVKEQDAEAVEAARRAKDALTAEKARQAEDARLANEEAKRVEEARKAEEARAAAEAKEAEDLRKAIEEAKRKDDERNALAAAQRADEDRKAAEDASRHLEEARKAEDARRAEEARKVAEDEAKRADEQRKLAEEQKRADDAKRIEEARKVEEAQKAADEAKREQEARQAAEDAKRAEQERLAREAAKQAEEARLAAEAKQKRERLEAEAARIDAEDRAAEAERKAAEAKRLDDEKAKRLEDERAAAKLAAEKAEQERQRAAALEAETKKQQAAADAPPQTSETRTPETGTLAGKSSEPSPASGSKKSPKTKPAESKVASRKLARGPVVRRWIRRAPRCHLAGRRIRPPGHYTIASGDTLWRISRRHYRVGWLYWRLYRANRSIIRNPDLIYPCQRIFIPARR; encoded by the coding sequence ATGAAATCGGGGCAACCAGCCGTTTCTAAGAAGAAAACGGCCGACGCATTCGTGCGGGCGGGACGCATCCCCGTGACCGCAATGGTTGTGCTCCTGGCGCCACTACCCGCGAGCGCGGCACTCGTGCAAACGCAGCTTTTCAAGGACGACATCGCGACCGTCGGCGAAGTCGAGGTCGCATGGATCGATCCTGCCGCCGCAGTCGTCGCCGATCCGGTCGTCCGCATGGCCGATGCCGCGTCCGGTGGCGTGACCGTCAAGTCGAACACGGAGCCCGTTCCGGAGACCACGCTCGCGCAAGCGGCCCCGGCGGAGCCCGCCAAGCCTCAGCCAGCCGGAACCGCGAAGCCTCACGAGAGAGACACGCCGGTCGAAGGTCTGGGCTTTGCCGACCGCGTTCGCGATTGGCTCGCCCGCGCCAACCGCGAATTCCAGACGACGATCGTCCCGCGACTGACGGTGCCCGGAACCGGCGGCACGTCCGCCGAAAAGGATTCGATCGCCCGGAAACTGGACGAAGTGAAGGAACAGGACGCAGAGGCGGTAGAGGCCGCGCGCCGCGCCAAGGATGCGCTCACCGCCGAGAAGGCCCGGCAAGCGGAAGACGCGCGTCTGGCGAACGAGGAAGCGAAACGCGTCGAGGAGGCTCGCAAGGCCGAGGAAGCGAGAGCGGCCGCGGAAGCCAAGGAAGCCGAGGACCTTCGTAAAGCCATCGAAGAGGCGAAGCGCAAAGACGACGAGCGCAACGCTCTCGCAGCAGCCCAACGCGCCGACGAAGACCGCAAGGCCGCCGAAGACGCGTCGCGGCATCTCGAGGAAGCCCGCAAAGCTGAAGACGCGCGACGGGCGGAGGAAGCGCGCAAGGTCGCGGAAGACGAAGCCAAACGCGCGGACGAACAACGTAAGCTTGCCGAAGAGCAGAAGCGAGCCGACGACGCGAAACGGATCGAGGAAGCTCGCAAAGTCGAAGAGGCGCAGAAGGCCGCCGACGAGGCGAAGCGAGAGCAAGAGGCTCGCCAGGCCGCCGAAGACGCCAAACGCGCCGAGCAGGAACGCTTGGCGCGGGAAGCCGCGAAGCAAGCCGAAGAAGCGCGTCTGGCGGCTGAAGCCAAGCAGAAGCGCGAGCGGCTGGAAGCCGAAGCCGCACGCATCGATGCCGAGGATCGCGCGGCCGAGGCCGAGCGCAAAGCCGCGGAAGCGAAGCGTCTCGATGACGAGAAGGCCAAACGCCTCGAAGACGAACGCGCCGCTGCCAAGCTCGCCGCCGAGAAAGCCGAGCAGGAACGTCAGCGCGCGGCTGCCCTCGAGGCCGAAACGAAAAAGCAGCAGGCGGCCGCCGACGCGCCGCCGCAGACATCCGAAACCCGTACCCCTGAAACGGGAACGCTGGCGGGGAAGTCCTCAGAGCCGTCGCCGGCGTCCGGAAGCAAGAAATCGCCGAAGACGAAGCCTGCGGAAAGCAAGGTCGCCTCGCGCAAACTCGCGCGAGGGCCGGTCGTCAGGCGCTGGATCAGGCGTGCGCCGCGCTGCCACCTAGCGGGACGCCGCATCCGCCCGCCTGGGCATTACACGATTGCGAGCGGCGACACGCTCTGGCGCATATCTCGGCGTCATTACCGCGTCGGCTGGCTTTATTGGCGGCTCTATCGGGCCAATCGCTCGATCATCCGCAATCCGGATCTGATTTACCCCTGCCAGCGCATTTTCATTCCGGCCCGCCGCTGA
- the purB gene encoding adenylosuccinate lyase, with protein MIPRYSRKEMTSIWEPETRFRIWFEIEAHAATASAEIGLIPKDAAKKIWEKGSAASFDVARIDEIESVTKHDVIAFLTHLAEFVGPEARFVHQGMTSSDVLDTCLNVQLVRAADLIIGDIDRLLAALKARAYEFKDTVTIGRSHGIHAEPTTFGLKLAFAYAEFERARERVVAARKEVATCAISGAVGTFANIDPRIEAYVAEKMGLTPEPVSTQIIPRDRHAMYFAVLGVVASSIERLAIEIRHLQRTEVLEAEEYFSPGQKGSSAMPHKRNPVLSENVTGLARLVRGYSIPAMENVALWHERDISHSSVERMIGPDATVTLDFALNRLAGIIEKLVVYPGNMKKNLDKLGGLHNSQRVLLALTQAGVSREDAYALVQRNAMKTWEQGKDFLAELKGDADVTAKVPAAKLEAMFDLDYHTAQVDTIFKRVFGAH; from the coding sequence ATGATCCCTCGCTATTCACGCAAAGAAATGACCTCGATCTGGGAGCCGGAAACGCGCTTTCGGATATGGTTCGAAATTGAAGCGCACGCTGCAACGGCGAGCGCTGAAATCGGACTCATTCCGAAGGATGCGGCGAAAAAGATTTGGGAAAAGGGTTCGGCCGCTTCATTCGACGTGGCACGAATTGACGAAATCGAATCCGTCACCAAACACGACGTTATTGCATTTTTGACGCACCTTGCGGAATTCGTCGGTCCGGAAGCCCGCTTCGTGCACCAGGGTATGACGTCGTCGGATGTTCTCGACACCTGCCTCAACGTGCAGCTCGTGCGCGCGGCCGATCTGATCATTGGCGATATCGACCGCCTGCTCGCAGCGCTGAAGGCGCGCGCCTATGAGTTCAAGGACACGGTCACGATCGGGCGCAGCCACGGCATCCACGCCGAGCCGACGACGTTCGGCCTGAAACTCGCCTTCGCCTACGCCGAGTTCGAGCGCGCCCGCGAACGCGTGGTCGCCGCGCGGAAGGAAGTCGCGACATGCGCCATCTCCGGCGCGGTCGGCACGTTTGCGAACATCGATCCGCGCATCGAAGCTTACGTCGCGGAGAAGATGGGTCTGACGCCCGAGCCCGTCTCGACGCAGATCATTCCGCGCGACCGGCACGCGATGTACTTCGCGGTGCTTGGCGTCGTCGCCTCGAGCATCGAACGGCTCGCGATCGAGATCCGCCACCTGCAACGGACCGAAGTTCTGGAGGCGGAAGAGTATTTCTCACCGGGGCAAAAGGGCTCGTCGGCAATGCCGCACAAGCGCAACCCTGTGCTGTCCGAGAACGTGACCGGGCTTGCGCGCCTCGTTCGCGGCTATTCGATCCCCGCAATGGAAAACGTGGCGCTCTGGCACGAACGCGACATCTCGCATTCGAGCGTCGAGCGCATGATCGGGCCCGACGCGACCGTGACGCTGGATTTCGCGTTGAACCGGCTCGCCGGGATCATCGAGAAGCTGGTCGTCTATCCCGGCAACATGAAGAAGAACCTCGACAAGCTCGGCGGCCTGCACAATTCGCAGCGCGTGCTGCTGGCGCTGACGCAGGCCGGTGTCAGCCGCGAGGACGCCTACGCGCTCGTCCAGCGCAACGCCATGAAGACGTGGGAACAGGGCAAGGACTTTCTCGCCGAACTCAAGGGCGACGCGGACGTCACGGCGAAGGTTCCGGCGGCGAAGCTCGAGGCGATGTTCGATCTCGACTATCACACCGCCCAGGTCGACACGATCTTCAAGCGGGTTTTTGGCGCGCACTGA
- a CDS encoding APC family permease yields MPNLFRKKAVAYDNSEFGLKRCLSALDLTLLGVGAIIGTGIFVLTGHAAAVQSGPGVVLSFIVAGVACGFAALSYAELASSVGGCGSAYGYSYAAFGELIAWIIAWDLILEYGVSVAAVANGWSGYLNNALTAMGIGLPDTLVRGPSALAWNEHLGGALQWFGFDPNAPGVKEAGRGGFINLPAAGVILMLMLLLIAGVKESARINAAAVVIKLIAIAIFIGVAVFNVNPDNWSPFLPFGWFSHDGSRPIGVLAGASIVFFAYVGFDAVSTAVEEAYDPQRDVPIGILAALVFCTVIYVIVSALMTGIVPYHALNVPSPASEALLRIGHNTAAGLVATGVVAGLTTVMLVLYYALTRIIVGVSRDGLLPSFFEAVNPRTQTPVRTTVIAGTVMAIMAGFIPLGVLAELVNIGTLAAFVLVCGGVIALRFSHPDMPRPFKTPGGIVLPVLGILSCGSLIAFLPYETHLRFIAWLALGLVIYFGYSIRRSKLAVA; encoded by the coding sequence ATGCCCAATCTCTTCAGAAAAAAAGCGGTCGCCTACGACAACTCCGAATTCGGGTTGAAGCGCTGCCTGAGCGCGCTGGATCTCACCCTGCTCGGCGTCGGCGCGATCATCGGAACCGGCATTTTCGTGCTGACCGGCCACGCCGCCGCGGTCCAGTCGGGGCCGGGAGTCGTGCTCTCGTTTATCGTCGCGGGCGTCGCATGCGGGTTTGCGGCGCTTTCTTATGCCGAATTGGCCTCGAGCGTCGGGGGCTGCGGCAGCGCCTACGGCTACAGCTATGCGGCCTTCGGCGAACTGATCGCCTGGATCATCGCCTGGGACCTGATCCTCGAATATGGCGTCTCGGTCGCCGCCGTCGCCAACGGCTGGTCGGGGTATTTGAACAACGCCCTGACGGCAATGGGGATCGGACTGCCGGACACCCTGGTCCGGGGACCGAGCGCGCTCGCGTGGAACGAGCATCTTGGCGGTGCTCTCCAATGGTTCGGCTTCGATCCGAACGCGCCGGGGGTGAAGGAGGCAGGTCGCGGCGGCTTCATCAATCTGCCTGCTGCGGGCGTCATTCTGATGCTGATGCTTTTGCTCATCGCGGGTGTCAAGGAAAGCGCCCGCATCAACGCCGCGGCGGTCGTGATCAAACTGATTGCCATCGCGATTTTCATCGGCGTCGCGGTTTTCAACGTCAATCCCGACAACTGGTCGCCATTCCTGCCGTTTGGCTGGTTCAGCCACGACGGCAGCCGCCCCATCGGCGTCCTGGCCGGTGCGTCGATCGTCTTTTTCGCCTACGTCGGCTTTGACGCCGTTTCGACGGCGGTTGAGGAGGCCTATGACCCGCAACGCGACGTGCCGATCGGTATCCTCGCGGCGCTGGTCTTTTGTACGGTCATTTACGTGATCGTCTCTGCGCTGATGACCGGCATCGTGCCGTATCACGCGCTGAACGTGCCTTCTCCAGCGTCGGAGGCGCTGCTGCGCATCGGGCACAATACGGCAGCCGGGCTCGTCGCAACGGGCGTCGTCGCCGGTCTCACGACGGTTATGCTGGTGCTTTATTATGCCCTGACTCGCATCATCGTCGGCGTTTCGCGCGACGGCCTGCTTCCTTCGTTTTTCGAGGCCGTCAATCCGCGGACGCAGACGCCTGTTCGGACGACCGTCATCGCGGGTACCGTTATGGCGATCATGGCGGGTTTCATCCCGCTGGGCGTTCTGGCCGAACTCGTCAACATCGGCACGCTGGCGGCTTTTGTGCTCGTCTGCGGCGGCGTTATCGCCCTGCGCTTTTCACACCCCGACATGCCGCGCCCGTTCAAGACGCCGGGCGGGATCGTGCTGCCGGTTCTGGGCATTCTCTCGTGCGGATCGCTGATCGCGTTCCTGCCCTATGAGACGCATCTGCGCTTCATTGCCTGGCTTGCGCTCGGGCTGGTGATCTACTTCGGATACTCGATCCGGCGCAGCAAGCTCGCGGTGGCCTGA
- a CDS encoding glycosyltransferase yields MNAIIAAQPRDFLHGRAAAQARPRVSIIVPTYREAENVAPTVAAIERALGDIAWEIIFVDDDSPDGTVAAVRSLGERDGRVRVIRRVGRRGLAGAVIEGMMASAADIVAVIDADLQHDEALLPKMLGAIETGNADLVIATRYAQSGDAQGGFSTLRRNASTLATRVSNLLLKTNVSDPMSGFFMIRRDAIDGIAPNLATGGFKLLLDILASAPESLKIVEMPYQFRPRQLGTSKLDALVIADFLGLLLSKLSGNTISPRFFLFALVGATGLVVHLATLRSVLTTTHIPFNAAQFIAALVAMTSNFFLNNALTFRDRRLTGSAVFKGLLTFYLVCSIGTLANVGVAELIYLRDASWWRAGIAGAVMAAVFNYAVSSMLTWRK; encoded by the coding sequence ATGAATGCGATTATCGCCGCTCAACCGAGAGACTTTCTGCACGGCCGAGCGGCGGCTCAGGCGCGGCCGCGCGTTTCGATCATCGTGCCGACGTATCGCGAAGCGGAGAACGTCGCGCCGACGGTTGCCGCGATCGAACGCGCGCTCGGCGACATCGCGTGGGAAATCATTTTCGTCGACGATGACAGTCCCGACGGCACAGTCGCGGCCGTCAGGTCTCTCGGCGAACGCGACGGACGCGTGCGCGTGATCCGGCGTGTCGGCCGTCGTGGCCTTGCGGGCGCGGTCATCGAGGGCATGATGGCATCCGCCGCCGATATCGTTGCCGTCATCGACGCCGATCTGCAGCATGACGAAGCGCTGCTGCCGAAGATGCTCGGCGCCATCGAAACCGGAAACGCCGATCTCGTCATTGCGACGCGCTACGCGCAATCGGGCGACGCGCAAGGCGGCTTCTCAACACTCAGGCGCAACGCCAGCACGTTGGCCACGCGCGTGTCGAACTTGCTGCTCAAGACGAACGTCAGCGATCCGATGAGCGGATTTTTTATGATCCGCCGGGATGCCATCGACGGCATCGCGCCGAACCTCGCGACGGGCGGATTCAAACTGCTGCTCGACATTCTGGCATCGGCTCCGGAAAGTCTCAAAATCGTAGAGATGCCCTATCAATTCCGGCCGCGTCAGCTCGGGACGTCGAAGCTCGACGCGCTCGTGATAGCCGATTTCCTCGGGCTGCTCTTGTCGAAGCTTTCGGGCAACACGATCTCGCCGCGCTTCTTCCTGTTTGCGCTCGTCGGCGCAACCGGCCTTGTCGTGCACCTTGCGACGCTCCGGTCCGTTCTGACCACGACGCACATCCCGTTCAACGCCGCGCAGTTCATCGCCGCGCTGGTTGCGATGACGTCGAATTTCTTCCTCAACAACGCGCTGACGTTCCGCGACCGCCGGTTGACGGGTTCTGCCGTTTTCAAGGGCCTGCTGACGTTCTATCTCGTCTGCAGCATCGGCACGCTCGCGAACGTCGGCGTCGCCGAGCTGATCTATCTGCGTGATGCCAGCTGGTGGCGCGCCGGTATTGCGGGCGCGGTGATGGCAGCCGTCTTCAACTATGCCGTCAGTTCCATGCTGACGTGGAGAAAATAG